Genomic window (Acinonyx jubatus isolate Ajub_Pintada_27869175 chromosome B1, VMU_Ajub_asm_v1.0, whole genome shotgun sequence):
cgactgagccacccagccatccctaaacataacttttatattcatggggaaacaaaaaaaattcatctgccttgctttattgtggtggtctggaatcTAGCctgcaatatctccaaggtattgAGGAAGTAGTCAcagacaaaaaaacagaaactaaaagacTTGgttaagctttatttataaaaatggccCTACGGCCACAGTTTGCTGACTTCTGATACATACGGTCAGTCCTCTTGGGTATTATAGAAGTTCTCcacactgtctttttaaaaattattttaatgtttgtttatttttgagagagagacagagtgtgagcgaggcaagggcagagagagagagagagagagagagagagagagagagagagacacacacacacagaatcccaagcaggcttcaggctccgagttgtcagcacagagcccaatgcggggcttgaactcatgaactgtgagaacatgacctgagccaaagtcggatgcctaaccaactgagccacccaggtgccccatcttgacctttgtcttaaaaataaaaatgcaggggcgcctgggtggctcagttggttgggcggccgacttcagctcaggtcatgatctcacggcttgtgagttcgagccctgcgtcgggctctgtgctgacagctcggagcctggagcctgcttctgattctgtgtctccctctctctgccccttccctgcttgctctctgtctctctctctcaaaaataataaacaataaaaaaaaaaaatgcaggatgcctgggtggctcagctggttaagcatccaacttcggctcaggtcatgatctcatggtttttgagttcaagccctgcactgggctctctgctgtcagtgcagaacttgcttcggatcctctgtctctccctctctctgccccttccctgttcatgctccctctctaaaataaacattaaaaaaaatttagggcacctgggtggctcagttgttaagcatctgacctcagctcaggtcatgatctcatggtttttgagctCATGCCCTGAATCGGGcaagccccgcttctctctctccccctcagtgTGCCTcatgtgattctctctctctgccacttgctcacttgcactctctctctcaataaataaataaaatacataaaaataaacatgctttTCTTAAGTATGGGGTCAATATGCTCGTTAGGTTTAATTTAACCTTATGTTGCTAAAGCTTAGTGCTAACATAATGTGAAATCCTTACCTTTAGCATAAGCTGAGACATTTCCTTGAGCTTTTCAGCTGTGTAATATTGGCGATGTAATAAAGGATGATTGGCCATTTTTCTCAACTGCATCATTACATTGCacatctctgtatttttttctgtgatccAAAGAACATGCAttaaacaaaaccccaaaaccaggaaacccactttagatcctgtttctcccctctctgcccctccctcacatatGCATgctctcattctgtttctcaaaaataaacattaaaaacaaaaaaccccacaaaacccaaGCTGATGTTTGCTGAAATATACCTCAATgcaaacaaaaagtttatttcttcaaattctatttttttaaaaatgagcaaatccCACCATAACATGACTAAACAAAATGTAGCCCCAGTACAGATTATTTTTCACATGAAATTGTGAAAGTCAGATGATACCCATATtattgatagatttttttaatctgttgaaaagacccaaatagaGTTGCTCCTGTTTTTCTGACATTGCACACAATTCAATTCGATCTTTCTTGGGAGGTAGCTGCTTGAGAacctgagaaaggaaaacagtttaaGCAGATCattcaaataaagaagaaaacagatttttaaaaagcaatcataataaaaaaatatgcaaataagaaTTACCTCTTCTTTTACTCTTCTGAGAATAAAtggttttataatttgttttgcaTGTGctattctctctttttcataTATACTTTGCTCATCTGCTGATTTCtaagtaaaaaaagaacatatccttttagaaattacttatttaaatgaTCACAGTAACAACATTACATAACATGAAAATCATCCTCACTATCATCAGGAGTTATTTTCCACAGAAATGCACTTCATTCTAGATGGAATATCACATGTCAACTCTGGGCTATAATCTACCTTTTCAAGCTCCATATGTATTTTGAGGTTTCATGTATTCTGCTAAGCTAACGAAACTGAACTGTTCTAGGATGGTGTTCAGAATCATTAAGTCATAACTAATGAGTCATAACAAATTATACCAGGTCTCatgaaaaagtgtgtgtgtgtgtgtgtgtgtgtgtgtgtgtgtttaacaggttgggaaaaagaagagaagaggaagagaaagagagataggtAGGAAACTTATGTTCTAGGTAGAAAGCTAGTGCCGGGGATGTAAACCATGTGGTCTAAAAGACAGGGATGGTTCCTAATCAAAACCTATTAATTTTGGAGAATTAAAGAAGTGGAATTTTGTTCTAAGAAGTGAAAAAGTCCTTCATATTCTATAATCTGCTTGGCCATCAAGTGGGAGTGAATCCATTAGTGAAAGTTTAAAAGGCCATTAATTTGCAGTGGAAGACCACCATAGGAAATTCTTGGAAAATATGTGAGACTTGCGAGACAGTCAAAAATGTGTATAAACATTGCTGTACTAGAAAATTTAGGAGTCTCTGAAGATTATACTgtacttttaagtttgtttatttatttattttgagagagagagagagagagcgagtgagcacaagtgagcaggggaggggcagagagagtgtaTCACAAGaaggcttcatactgtcagcacagagcctgatgtggggcttgaacccacaaatacaagatcaagacctgagccgaaacgaagagtcagatgcccaactgagccacccaggcaaatcCTGTACTTTTTCTAAGCAACAGGGAGAAAATTAACCagactttcttttaaatagaatttaagtGTAACTTTTAGAAATTgttacttttgaattttatttcaaaatatattttccagtatAGGAATTTTCTGGACATTCTACCTTTGTCCAGTTCTACAGTTTACCTATAAAGAAATGCTCCTAATTTACCTAATTTTAGTAAGGCAAATTCAATCACCAAATTTTCCACACAAATTATGTATCTGAGTTCTCCACTAAACTAAACCTGTCATTTCAGAAAATCAGGATATTAAAACCAAAACTCTTAGACATTAGTTACAAAAGTTACCAACTTATTTCCCATTGTATTTTGGCTAACTTCCCAATTCACCCAAGTATAGGGATATCAACTACTTAAACTTAGTTGATAGCACAAATACactatgaaaacaagaaaaaagacaaaatagaaaaacgGCCCCCATAAAACACAAAGTGACATACTTGggagaaaataatgaatttatgcTTACTGTCTTAGAGGAAAACATTCTTCGTATTTCACTGGTGCTACTACTAAACATGTGTGGCATAACGAAATTCAATAGTGACATGAGTTCTAACAGATTATTCTGTACGGGTGTGCCCGTGAGCAGCAAACGGTTATTTgcctgtgaatgaatgaaagtaaaatttaggtttttttttttttttttttttttttaaagccaaatccTTGTCTGCATTTCTcagtgggggaggaaaaaaatgttaagaccaTTATTAATAATGTAACATTCTCTGATGAAAGACTAGTAACTGAGAAAAATTATCATCTATTGTGTTTTAAGGTTGAATGTGTAAAAATAATGGTTTCATTTGTAAGTAGGTAACTTATGTCCTCATATCAATCACTTTTACGAGGCAATGAAAGTAGATTATATTTGATATTCATAAAGTTTATCACATAGAACAGCGGTTTGCAAATTGAGGCTCATGAGccaataaatatgatttttatatttttaaagggtagTTAAAAAGCAAAGAAGTGGCAGAAGCTTAATGGCCCACAAGGCATGAAATATTAATTATCTGGACCTTTACAAAACAAGTTTGTTGTCCCCTGATATCAAATActaaatacattaaattataattagaatAATTCACAAAATCCTCTCTTACATTAATTGTCATAAGGTGCTGGTAGCGGATAGAGCCCATATTCTTCAGCATATGGCCCTCATCAAAAATAGCATAATTAAGTTTCAGCCTTCGAAACAGACTACGATCATCAGAACTGCTGATTGCGCAATTATAcctgtcaccaaaaaaaaaaaaaaaaaagtctaaggtTATACCTTTGAAAGCCTGGACCACAGTGAGATTtagtgttttataaaatttttattcatgcAATTTTAATAACCAGTAGTTAAAAGATACCACTAGACATAGTTGATGTTCAAATAAATACGGATGCGCTTGTATCCAATAATTACTTATATGTAACCAAACTACAGAAGCTGCCATATGTAggtaaaggaaaatttaaatgttaCAATTAGACAACATCTACACACCTAGGAAGAAGCCAATTTgggtataatttatatgtaatctGCAATTTTTATACACTTTTTCTCATGAACTGTTATACATTcagaacaaacaggaaaaaaaaggacatgaaattaaaacatttgttaaGTACATAATACTATTGTATTAAAGTAGTAGAGTACATCCAAGAAAAAAGTTAATAGCAGCTACCAGTACTAGACTATATATGAAAATGAAgtccattttatttagaaaagatgAATTCTGGATGAATTCTTTTAATCATGGCCTCCTACAGAAGTCAGTAGAGAAAACAGTAACTACTGAGAGTTAACATGAAGATTGAAATAacctatatttaaaaatgcaatatgaGAGCAGTAACTTCTCTGctaaataatttttccatgtttatttttgagagagagacagagcatgagtgagggaggggcagagagacagagacacagaatccaaagcaggctccaggctctgagctgtcagcacagagccggatgtggggctcgagcccacgtgctgtgagataatgacctgagcagaagtcggacgcttaactgacagccacccaggcacccctctgctaaATATTTACGCTAAAACTGCCAGTACACCAAGTCATGATTAACTTGGTAGAAGTTTCCACCCATACTtctataaatcaatttttttcatttagagagTGAGATTTCACTGTATTtattaatacaaaattattaattGTTGGAGAACAAGAAGCTGGAGGCACCGTGAGAATGTcctgaaggaaaggaatggagcTGCTTTCAGTTCCTTGCTGCTCCATGCTTTTCCTTCAGGACATTCTCACGGTACTTCCGGCTTCTTGTTCTCCAACAATCAATGATTAATAATTGACATAAGTTAGAAATATTACAAATCATTTGGTGGGAtatcttaaattttactttaagtttAACAGAAAGTCTTGTAAAACTACACTTTCAATCAAGTGGACAAAGCCTTTTTATAACCATTAACCATCATCTGTTATactattaaaaaactgaaaaatgccCGAATTCTCAACATAAATCATTCCATTACTTTTGTTGCATAGTTCTTAGCATAAATTTTCCTTCATATTACtactaagatatttttaaaaatttgagggtTACACAAAATCTTTCCTGCTCAAATATACTTTGTCTCCATACTTACGTGGTCACAATTACATTATATTCTTCGTATTTACTATGGATGTTATATCTAATCTGTTTACGTTCTTCTTGAGAGCCTACAATTTAAAAACACCACACACATATTGGTTACATTTACTGTACTTTACTGTACGtaaggattttaaaatttctaattaaagCAAAATGACATTCTTACCATAGTAACAGAGCACCTTTAAAGTGGGGCACCATAAATTAACTTCTCTCAACCAGTTATCTATAAAGCAAAAGAGATATTATTTGTATCTGCTACAACAGGTTATGTGCTACAACAGGTTATATGCAGTGAAATAAATTCTATCCAGAAATTCTTTtgcaaaataatgataaaaaaaaaaaaaaatcaaagaccttTCAGAATTTTACTCCtgatgattaaaataattttgaagaggCATAAAATGAAAGGCAGATGGCCAACCATTATATTTATAGatcattaatttccattttatttttttattttattttattttattttattttattttattttattttattttattttttcaacgtttatttatttttaagacagagagagacagcatgaacgggggaggggcagagagagagggagacacagaatcggaagcaggcgccaggctctgagccatcagcccagagcctgacgcggggctcgaactcccggaccgcgagatcgtgacctggctgaagtcggacgcttaaccgactgcgtcacccaggcgcccccattaatttccattttaaagactttttttggATTATGTTCATACGTATATTCTCTTACTCTAGTCAACATCCAATCAATTAAGAAAGAGTAACTCCAATGGGGATGAATTGTATACTTTCTGATtctataaatgtttaattataaatttaaaagcacTTATTTCTCTTAAATTACTCATCAAAACaactttttcattaaaacaattttctagAAGTATTACAATAGTCAATGATCTTATTGATGGTCCCTGATCCATAATAATTCCATAATAATTCAAAAGGTGAATAACTGACTTGTAttgcagttattttaaaagatgtccAGTATAATCAAACACGCATACTCACACAtatacaaagggagaaaaaaatataaggtGACCACATAATATTCACCTCTATAAACTAAGAAATCACAGATTTTCTTCTCCCTATACACAACCCTATACAGTCAAGTGTAGTTGTCCACAATATTACAAACCTATAGTTGATGCTGGAACAACGATCAAATGAGGACCTTTATTACCCTCCTGATAGAGGTATGCCAGGAATGCAATGGCTTGAATAGTTTTTCCCAGGccctaaaattaaatgtttaaaagataatatatgaaatttaaaaacagaaaatactggaaaacacaaaaggaaaaataatacttctggttttatttattttttgattcccCATAATGCAACCGTACGAGAGTTCTATATTCTTAGTTCTCAATGACTGATAAAACAGACCATAATGTCCAAATTACACTAAAACTCAGTTTAATGAGCAGGATGTATCCTGCTAGTTAAAATATGACACACATTAATATGGAAGAGCTTTGCAATGCATATAAAGGatataattttgataattatttatataaaacaagtatttaATACATACTAGATAAAGAACAATGTTCCAATGACTAATCAGATCATATGCCTATCCTATCACCCACCAATTTCACTTCTAAGAGTATATTCAAGAAATACGAGGACATATATCCACAAAGACCTTGGGTAAGAATGTTGACAGTAGCCAAACACAGGAAATGACCTAAATGACCTTCAATAGGAAAATGGATACACAAGTTGCAACATATTTATACTATGGACTATCACATACCAATCAAAAACCAAACTACTGATACATATAAGAACACGGATGAATCTCTGTAACTTTATCATGCACCAAATgaaccagaaataaacaatatatactGAATGGCGCTATTTATATAgagttcaaaattaaaaaaaaataacctatgtTTATAGACATCAGAATAGTGGTGGTAATAACTAAAAAGAAGCATGAGGGCATGTTCCTGGGACAATGGAAATGTTGATTTGGGCAGTGGTCACATGGGTGCACACATATGTAAAAAGTCACTAAGTtgaacatttgtgtattttactGCAAGTAAATTCTATATAAGCGAAGTGGGGTTTATTTTTAGGCTACTGAGCAAGTTTAGCTAAACACTGCCAGCTGTGATAAACTGAACTGCCCTCATTCCTGTTGAAGCCCTAATGCCcaatatgactatatttggaaataggttctttaaggaggtaattaaggttaagtgagATCATAGGGATGGGGGCCCAATCCCCATTGTCAGAGAAAAAGACACCAGGGATGTGTGAGCAGAGAAAAAGACCTGTGAGGACACatcaagaaggtggccatctgcaaacaaAGGCTAGAGGCCTTAGGAGAAACcaaatctgccaacaccttgatcttagacttctagtctccacagatgtgagaaataaatttctgttttttaagccacccactctTTGGTCTTTTATTATGGGAGCCCTAGCAAACCAGGCAAGACACTAATTTATAGATACTGTGTTTTACAGGTTACAAAAACAGTTTCACATATTATACCTCATTTGATGCcaaatataatcttaaaatacagaaattactCATGTTTCATTAATATTGGCTGAGATTAGGCCATTCGGTAAGGATTAGCCCATGAAAAGCAAAGGTATGGGTTCCAAACCCAGATTTGATTCTCAAGTCCAGCTCTCCACAACTGTAATGTTCTATATTCTATATCTAATTCTATAACTATTTGAAATCCTGCATATATATTGTTTTCTATCAGATAAAGAGCATCTttgttataataatataatgtatgtGTGGGAATAGTCTTAAAGTACAAAAGATTACTAGAAGCTAACTACAGAATAAGGATcactgttaatttttattttgaaaatgtaatatacactgtaatacatatgtatttaataagcattttctcCACTGAACAGGactaatttttattaaactttttaacaGAAGAAGGACATTAAGGTTAAAGGTCAAGTTTCTATGTGACAATACCTGAACTGCTGGGTGTAATGAACTTCCTAAGCTCAGCTTCAAGCCaatgtgatggggggggggtgcacagaAACTCAGAGACAGCTAACAAAAAATGGCTGAAATGATGTTGCTGAtaaatgtgtggatttatttataAGTCTCTATAAATTTTCAAAGTAGCTATAGAAAAgcacataaaacaaaatcttagtattatacatatgcatattgtgtatgtacatacaaacacacacctgcagaagaaaataatctcaaaagATATACACCAAAATAGTACTTATTTCAAGGCAGCAGGAGTATGAGGGATCTtgattatttttggaatttttacgtaacgtctaatttttaaaacatatatattaatttgataatcagaaagaaagtaaaagccCATTTTCATTTTGAGGGGCAATGAGGAGGCCAGAGCTAAGAGAAGTGCTAGAAAATTAGAAGGGGTGACTGGAGTAATAAAATACTGACGTGAGAACAGTTAATTACAGGGGTCAAgggaaaattttactttttaaatgatatcAAGAAGGCCTTTCAATGATGAATCCTAGAAATAGAGTACTACTTACCATTTCATCTGCCAAAATGCCATTAAGTCCATGTTTATGTACCAATGCCAGCCAATTCAAACCAACCTTCTGATAGGGCTTGAGTGACAAACTGGTAAAGAGAGTTACAAAATATTACAGATTTATACTTCTATACTTTTATACTCTACTAGTTTTATGACATGAGGTTTTAGTTTACAATGCACACAAAAACTGAAATACCTATGTCTAATCTTACCTTTTAACTTACAAGCTATTTGCACTTAGTTAAGAAAAAAGAGCCCTAAACACAAtgcattttcttctactttctcaacttttattttgtattgacttactttttccagctttaagaattacaaaaaatatttccatgttcAGTCATAATGTAATTGTGATAA
Coding sequences:
- the SMARCAD1 gene encoding SWI/SNF-related matrix-associated actin-dependent regulator of chromatin subfamily A containing DEAD/H box 1 isoform X3, whose amino-acid sequence is MSKTNGLSEDLIWHCKTLIQERDVVIRLMNKCEDISNKLTKQVTMLTGNGGGWNIEQPSILNQSLSLKPYQKVGLNWLALVHKHGLNGILADEMGLGKTIQAIAFLAYLYQEGNKGPHLIVVPASTIDNWLREVNLWCPTLKVLCYYGSQEERKQIRYNIHSKYEEYNVIVTTYNCAISSSDDRSLFRRLKLNYAIFDEGHMLKNMGSIRYQHLMTINANNRLLLTGTPVQNNLLELMSLLNFVMPHMFSSSTSEIRRMFSSKTKSADEQSIYEKERIAHAKQIIKPFILRRVKEEVLKQLPPKKDRIELCAMSEKQEQLYLGLFNRLKKSINNMEKNTEMCNVMMQLRKMANHPLLHRQYYTAEKLKEMSQLMLKEPTHCEANPDLIFEDMEVMTDFELHVLCKQYRHINSFQLDMDLILDSGKFRVLGCILSELKQKGDRVVLFSQFTMMLDILEVLLKHHQHRYLRLDGKTQISERIHLIDEFNTDMDIFVFLLSTKAGGLGINLTSANVVILHDIDCNPYNDKQAEDRCHRVGQTKEVLVIKLISQGTIEESMLKINQQKLKLEQDMTTVDEGDEGSMPADIATLLKTSMGL